The DNA region TCAGCCAATGCTTGAAACTCCCGATGGCTTTCAGTGATAAATTTTTGAAGATACTGCATAGCTTCCTATTTGACTAACGCTAAGTGCAGGAGCAGTTTGTAAGTTGGAGCTTTATGGATTACTTTTGCGCAGCAAAACCACAAAGCCGCGACTTAAATTCTGTCCAGTGGAGCGAAGCGGAACGGTGTTTGACTACTTTGTTAGAGCTTTTGATTGCCCCCTATGCACCAACAAGAAAATTTAAACGAGCATCGGCTTTCTTTGGTGATATTTCAAAAACCTCTGCAGTTACAACGCTTTCTTTAACAAATGGATCTTCGTTAACTCTATTTTGAAGCTCAACTAAGGTTGTGTTGTGTGCAATGATTGAACCTCCGAGATTTGGCTGTAGACTGCCAGCCAATAAGAAAACCTCTTCATCAAACCCTTGTTTTATCCACTGATTGTGGCCATCCATAAATTGGCTTGCGAGTGACTTATTTTCCGAGAACTTCAAAAAAACTATAAACATACGATTATCTCCTTTTAGAT from Cellvibrio japonicus Ueda107 includes:
- a CDS encoding YciI family protein; protein product: MFIVFLKFSENKSLASQFMDGHNQWIKQGFDEEVFLLAGSLQPNLGGSIIAHNTTLVELQNRVNEDPFVKESVVTAEVFEISPKKADARLNFLVGA